ATGACGCCGGAGCTCACCGACGACTATCATGAAAGGACGTCGCTGACGGGATACCGGTTCGGATTCGCCGCGATCGGCACCCTGGCGGGTGCAGGCGCAGCCTGGCCGATAATCGGCCTCATGAAGGACAAGGACATGGGCTTCATCCTCCTCGGAGCCGTCTTCGGAGGGTTAATGATGGTGACCGCCTTTATCACAGTGTTTACCACAAAAGAGCCGGCAGAGCTGAAGCCGGCCAGGTCCATGGGCTTTTTCAAGACATATATCGAGGTCTTCAAGAACGGGCCCTATCTTCTCATACTCTCCACCTACATTCTCCACATAATCGCTCTTACGATCGTGAGCCAGGTGGCCGCCTATTACTTCGACTACGTCCTGGCCGCAAGAAACGTGATGAACCCGAAAGACGAGATAACGAAGGCGATGCTGATACTGATCGGAACCGCCTTACTGTTCATTCCGGTCAGCGTTCTGTTGAGCAAGAAGTTCGGCAAGAAGCTCGTCTATGGGGCGGGTTTCGTCATCTTCTCGGCTGGACTGGTGGCGCTGTTCATGTTCGGTGACAAGAAACCGGTCAACTTCACGATGATCATGATGCTCATAATGGGATCGGGGCTCGGCTTTCTGTATGTACCGCCGTTCACGATAGTGGCCGACGCAATCGAATACGGCTATCTCCAGACAGGCGAACGGAGGGAAGGCTCGTTCTTTGGCATCTGGACATGGGGATTCAAGCTCGGCCAGGCGCTTGCTGCTCTCTCAA
The Candidatus Zymogenus saltonus DNA segment above includes these coding regions:
- a CDS encoding MFS transporter codes for the protein MTPELTDDYHERTSLTGYRFGFAAIGTLAGAGAAWPIIGLMKDKDMGFILLGAVFGGLMMVTAFITVFTTKEPAELKPARSMGFFKTYIEVFKNGPYLLILSTYILHIIALTIVSQVAAYYFDYVLAARNVMNPKDEITKAMLILIGTALLFIPVSVLLSKKFGKKLVYGAGFVIFSAGLVALFMFGDKKPVNFTMIMMLIMGSGLGFLYVPPFTIVADAIEYGYLQTGERREGSFFGIWTWGFKLGQALAALSMGWILQLMGYVKGALPQTPSAELGIRLLLGPISAAVFILAALVLYFYPITEKRYSEIQEQIKEMETAKAKSA